The genomic stretch tctataaatagagttttgTATACGACCAAATAAGCTTGGTTACCCCATCGCACCAATATAGTTTCTATCAACAAAGCTAGAATTCATACGGCATTGTTTGGTGTAAGCCTCCATTTAGCTTGTGGCGTTCCAAACTTGGGCATCCATCTTCGTCAGTTGTGCTTTAAAGTtagtattcttaaaaaatttcaaagcttttcaattagagaagaaaaaaaaaaaaaaaagcaaaaattaataCTTGAAAAATTCCCTGCAGGTGGAGTTAATTGCTAGAGTAAAAATCGTGTTAAGTCTTTAAACCTGATCACTAGTGGCTGGGTCCTACCACACGACGAAGAAATGTCCCACATCGTTTGGATTGGCTGAGTGGTGAATATGGTAGCAAAAAAATTAGAGCTTAATTAGATGTCTTTTTGGCCGCAGctttctaaaaaatgagaggaaattAGCACTtctaaattaagatttttttttttttttttccttataataGGAGTTGGTCATTGTACACCGCTTTAGCGCTCCCAACATGCAAATTTAAGAAGTCAAGATTGCCCTTCATATAGCTATGAGTACAATCATTTCGCAAGGGCAAGATTAACCTTTCACCACTCATTAACCACAATCCAGGCAATCCGCAGCAAAAGTCTCTTGTAGGGCCAATTTTGTGATTTGCAAAGTGAGCCGCTTTTAACGTTGTGTTTGAAAGCATTCTCAATATAGATTCATcaattagatttgtaaactcATGTGGACCAcgtacaaatttaatagtgtatTCACTATGGAAATGATAAAAAggtgattgaaaaaaaaaaaatgaatcgtatcatttctcttcccaatatttcttcaattctctcttccattaGGATTAACAGTGAACAAGACCCCATTTGTAACTTTTTCCAAGTTTCCCTTGTATATTTgctcataaaaaaacaaaaaaaaatgaaaacttcatAAAGGATCCCTAAATTACtgcacattttgagaagactccccaaatttcaaaaactctctaTTTCACCTTTCGaacttttcaatttgatgcaatttaccctcCTCCATCAATTCCTTTTGTTAAACCctaacaaaaacaccaaaaaagaaaaattacctttgattttccttaaaaaaaaaaaaaaaaacaattgaaacaaaatggtcacaaggtgacccatggTAAATAAagagttttaaatttgaaatattaaaatttaaaattaagggtaaatttgaaattttaaaatttgaacttaagggtaaatttgaattttaaagctATCGGGCTTCCATTATTGAAACGGTTATATTGTTTCTAGAGCAATTCTCTACATTGGCAACTATTGTATTTCGGTCTATGCTAAAAGCTAGAGGCTTTGGTATAGCTAGAGGTGCATATTCATTGCTAATAAATGAGACTACATCAACCATGGTAGGTCGATCAATGGAGCTTTCTTGTACACAAAGAAGCCCGATGTTAATGAATCTTGATAGAATAGAAGTAGAGGAAGGATTTCCTGTTGTTTGATCTGTCAACTCCAAACTTTGACCATTCCTCCACAACTCCCAAACCTGTTTTTGTTAGTAAATATTTGCTTAAATAAGACGCATTTCAATTTGTAAGACTACggtaaaacataaagaaattgaaaggGTATAAAAAGCTACTCACATAACTAAGAAAATTGAGTGAATCACTGTTAGAGAAGTCAGTATTCTTCCAGCCACTCACAATCTCTAGTAGCAATACTCCAAAGCTAAACACATCAGATTTTATTAAGTATAGACCCTTGATAGCATATTCAGGAGACATGTACCCACTGGATTCCAAAATTTAGTACATCACTCTTTTAGTAGCTTGCTAAAAGAATTTAATTGGCAATTGCAAATGTCATATTTAAACCAAGTTGCATACTTACTAAGGTCCAACAATTCGTTTTGTGTTTGCTTGTGTTTCATCGCCTCCAACTATTCGAGCCATgccaaaatatgatatttttggattcatttcacTATCCTGGAGAATGTTACTTGGTTTTAAATCTCTATGTATGATTCATAACCTTGAAtattgatgaagataaagaagccctTGAGCGATCCCTTCAATAATGCGTATGCGTGTCTCTCAACCTAACATCTTTTTCTTGGTTGGATCTATTTAAAGAGTACAATCAAGGAAATTAGTGCTTAAGAACCTAGAAACGTattgagagaaaaatatacaCGCATAAACATGCTCTCACTAAAAAGGTAGAAGTCCAAACTTTTATTGGACAtgtgctcatatatatattaatatctttTCATCTTGCTCGATATAACAATCTAAGAGCTAACAAGATTTCTATGCTGGAGTTTTGCAATTAGTATTGTCTCATTTCTAAACTCTTCAATTCCCTGTCCAGATCTTTTTGAAAGCATCTTCACTTCAATTTTCTGCCCTCTAAGTAATTTTCCCTATGAAAGAGAACcataagctctttaaactttcaTGAAGGTTTACCATGCATTAAGGCAATTTTCTTAATAGTGTTCAAAGCACATTCATTAGGAAAATGTAATGTACTTTATAAACAAGTCCAAACCCTCTTTCTCCAAGCTTATTCACAGCTGAAAAATTATTAGTTGCAGCTAAGACACTCTCGTAACTGAATAATGATAACTCAGCatccttctctcttttcttcaaattaCTGTCAGTATTATTTCCATCATTGATCGCATAAAGTTCAATATCGAAATCAAATAATAGTAAATTGTCAAGGTATTGTACCACGCCAAATGCACCACACAAAGCATACACTACAGAATAATTCGTCGGTCCAGAACGAAGTGTAGTCCAAATGGAGACGCCAGACTGCCACACATGTGCCTTGATTTGTCCCGTTTGGTCAACCCGATATTTAGCAAGATTAGAAGGATTATAAAGAGAGTAAGTAAAATATCTCTCACTTTCATATTCACTTGACATAAAAGTGCAGTTGAAGATAAAGCTCTTGTCATGAACTACGCTGAAAGATGTTTCATTCCAAACATCAGAACTCCAATAAATTTGGGATTTGTTCCACTCAAAGAAAAATTGATTGCTTCCATTTGGGTTTAACCCCAAGGAGAACACACCAGGTGCTGGATCTAGAGaattataggggtaattttgtcatttttctagCATTGAGGCAccttgtcattgttttggtagtttggggagtaaATTGTGTAATAGATAGTTTATAGGGAGATTGTCattgaagtggtagtttgagggagttaaaAGAACTTTACCCTTTAAAATTATATTCCCCCCAAAAACTAACAATTATTCTTATGACGAAACTGAGAAAAGGACACTATGTCCCTCCTACTATCATGCCTCATatattgagagagaggaaaattaaaatagaaaattttttaattttttaatttttaaaaaagtggcaAGTATCCCTTGTGTGCATGGATTGACATCGCCATCAATTCTAAATGAAAATTGATGATgagctttgaaaaaaaaaaaaaaaaacactaaaagaaGCACTTAAGGTCAAatgggtggtcgaaccacccttTAACCTGATTTAGGGTGGTCAGTCACTCCTATAATAGGCTAGACGTAAATTggaaattataatttatacctTAAGTTACAAATACTCACAATTAATCTGATTATCATAGATTAAATCACCACAATCACaataagcaaaaaattaaatgaacacACGAATTTAATGCTAAAGTGGAAACAtttttgaagaactcttcaaaaagTAAAACTACTCAAGGAGTTAGCTAACACCAAAGACATTCACAATTGAAAAATTATGTTACATATTGTTCTACTTACAAAATCGCATAACCTCGGTAAATGATACGTTCACCTCCCACCACAGTGACTTCAGAAGTTTAATTTGGCTTTCTTCTATATGAGTTACCTTCACGAACAAACCTTATCcacttcaaatcaaaaatatgATTGGTCTTTTCCCTTTTTCATGTAGAGGTGCccacccaatttattttaaagaaatcgAGGCACTCAAACTTtcacaataatttattttctcaatttaatcgtaagtaatcaaattatatttctaaactttaatatttgaattgtacGTTCTTTTAAGTTAATGtgttgatgaatatatatatatagacattcTTTACATATTTTAACTTTACAGAAGATATACTTCTAGTTAATGTGttgatgattattattttatttatttacattatttattatttttgacgATAATTATgtttcagttatttcttttaattttttttttataagtttttcttttggctCAGTCACTGTATGTATTAAGGGAAAATTTCAAATAGGGGGAACATAGCCCTTAGCCTAGGTAGATTTTTTATGAAGTCCCTGGTTTGAAGAAACCGAGCTCAAATTTGATACCTTTAGATAATATGGTGTCGCTCTCTGAAAGAGAGTGACCTGGTGAAAGGGTATCACCAGCTGTGGAAAAGCATGCTCTGTAATAAGACATGATTAGAAGCAGAGCAAATAAGAGCCATGGCTTCCTCGTCATGCTACTCATATATACCTCTGTATAACTTGCTGTAACGCAGTTAATAATTACagaaaaatgctagaagaaaacttggtcccttttttttctaagcaatacaGAAAGAAGGGGAAGGAGCAACAAACAAGAATTTAAGAAAAGAATACAAATGACAGCTACAGAAAGCATATTcataagtgttaaaatatatggaaaatatattatattttccatatattccataattatgctgatattgaaatattctctatttatgggttaattgtaattatatattgagattgtaatcaaatcaatgagatttggttaccaaacttgtatttagacattaccctataaatagggacctttgtattgtagacaaattaagttaatgagcacaatgtagcccttaggggtattccgagtggtggacgtaggtgtctaacaccgaaccacccgtaagttctttaTGTCCGTTCCCTCTCTTGCTTCCGCTGTTATtcccacatcatcattatttcaacatggtatcagagccactttctcGTGGATTccaataatttctcttttttgattGTTCAATTTAATTATCATTCATTTTTCTGCTTGATTGCCAAGGTCagaaactttcaaaaaaaaaaaaagaaaaaaaaaagagctctCACTCACGTCACGTTGAGCAGTTCTTCAGCCCATACATGGGCCACTCAGTTCAGTTCAAGCCGTCCATTCTAGACGGATCTCCCACGGCGCCACTGTTTGCCATCATCAGTGCGTCCACCGTCTTCCTCGGCCGTCGTCCTCCTTTCTCCACTGCAGGCCTTCGTCATCGCCTTCCGCACGGTCAAGCCAGCCTCCTCCGTCCACATACATGCCGGCCATCATCATCAACAGCCACACCATTCTCTACCGCACCCAGCCGCGGATCCGCTACATACCATCGCCAATCCAGAGGCGCCGAAACTTGCTGTCCCCTAGAGGATCCAATACTTGCTGTCCCCAacatctctctccatctctctccaCAACAGACCACAGTCATCCTCTCTGGCGTCAACTTTTCCACCGCCTTCGTCCCCCTCAGATTTCGTCTCCTTTCAGGCGCCTTCTCCGGTTGTCAAAGCCCACCACCGGCGCGAGCAGCGTTTCCGTACACCTCCGACTTCAAACGGCGTGTTCCGGCGTCCTATCAGACGGATGGACGTGGTAGGAGGCTAGGAGATGCGTTTGCTGGNNNNNNNNNNNNNNNNNNNNNNNNNNNNNNNNNNNNNNNNNNNNNNNNNNNNNNNNNNNNNNNNNNNNNNNNNNNNNNNNNNNNNNNNNNNNNNNNNNNNCTGTTTTAGATAATGGAAGTCATTTATCAACACTTTTTAGCTAAAACTTTCAGTAATTTATTTCTCGATATAGATAACTAAATCATTTTTAAGAAAGTCATCTTCCATCTAGTTGTAAAGTCATGTTTTAATGATATCTACGTTGAAGATGCTCACTCTACAGTAGCTGTTGAAGCCAGAAAAGTTAACACAACGCAGTTGAAAACAATCCATtcaaattcatcaaaataagaagaaaatccACTCAATAAGAACTAGTTTCAAAgaaatatgctttttttttctttttttttttaactttcatCATAGGCCAATTCAACCAAataccaaaaattcaaaaaaaatatattctttgaTATTGTCTCATACAGTTTTCTGGATATATTTCATTCTCACATAATTTTGCtccataaaaacataaaatattgttGCCACTTTTGATTTGGCTTCTATGTTGGATTTTATGTcattctttttctgtttctgtttttttgatAGATCATGGGACTCATAGATACCTTAAAAACAGAATAAAATGATCGACATTTATGTATAATCAGGACATGCAAAGAGTCTTAGAATAATGGTAAAACGGCAAACAAGTTGATACATAGAGAAGACCCAGccaatttttctctctctactaATTGTTGTAGTGTACTCCCTGGTAACGTTAAACAGAGAAACCTAAGTTCTCACTTTTAAGTCTACCTGCTGTACTTGCTTTACTGCAGACAGAAATCCACAAACCAAAAGACATAGAATGTAGAAATATCAGGGTTGAGATGTCAGTTCTAGTTACATTGTTGTCTTCAGCCAGATTACAACCAAAAGCAAGATTAGTTATTTCAATATCTGCAAAacaggggagagagagaaaggacaGAGGAGGGGATGGCAGTTTCCCATCAAACATGACCACACAACATACAACATCTaaatcctcaaaaaaaaaaaagtgtctctAAGTAGCAGATGGCCAAGCTCCAACTAGGTTCcttaattttgtaaatattttcaAGGCCTTTCAAGTtgcaatttattttcatattactTACCATGAAGGATGGTGCAGACGcaaaaattaatcccaacatattctactttttttcaaaacttgtaACCACGtatataccttaatatgcaaatAATAGGGTATGCTTCTGAAAATTAAGATTCAAGCACATATAAAAAggattaatatataaaaatgagatTCTATTAGATTTAGAATGACTCTTACAAATTCCATAAAGAAGTTAGGTAGAGATTCATTACCTAGGAGCCATCTTTGGATCTGCCATGGGAAATCTCTCTCCAACCGTTGGCAGAGGGTAGTAGTCTAGTGGAGAGGTTTTCATGGGATTAATCTGTTCACTTAAGTTCTCCAACTGCTCATCAGTAAAAATTTGTCGAAGAACAGCTCCACCGGTATTTGAAGCACCTCCAACAAGCCACTTATCATCCAGACGATGACTATACACCCCATATCGTGCATCCTCGATCCTACTGGTGCTCAGTAATTTGATAGCAAGGGTTGAACCCAAAGAAGTGACCTAAATATCAGCATTACAAACAAAATTCATGAAAATTCAGAGAACAGCTTAATTGCATCAATGTTAAGCAAAAAGTTCCTAGGAAATTTTAGAAACCATCTggacagaaaaaaataataataaaaaaaaccatagCACTATGAAATGCAATATCTGCGGTAGGGTGAATTTCACATTTGGCTTCATGCTGAAATAAATGTGACGTCTAAAACATGGAAATGGAAACCCCAACCATGTGTTACAATTTCCTTAATGATTAAATGAGAAAGGTAAGTGTAGCAGATATCTCACAGCTTTCCCTGGTTGTGTTGCACGAGCTGCAAGAAAGGCGGCTATACTATCAGTGGTTCCAGTGCATACAACACAATCTTTTGGAAAACCTGCACAGATGTATTTTATAAACTTGAAATTACATGAAATCTTccaaaggaatttttttaaagaaatgtttTATCAAAGTTGTCAATTCCCAGCGAATAACAATTCAACTAAGCTTCCAATTGATACCAATGTAGCTAGAAATTGTGTCTCAGAAGAAAATTACAACGCATATAGGCTTCATTACGAGACTACTTAATTGAAAGAAGACATACTATATTGTGTTCTAACGTCCTCTTTTAAAGAGCCAATTGGACTTCCAGGAGCTTTGACAGAAGGCAGAAGTTTAGAATACGGCTGCGAGAGCAACCAGGGTGGATAGGAGTCAAGTCCAGGATCATAGCCTACCTGTGAAAGATAACAACAATCAAAATAGTTTTTCCAGCACAAAATTTTGGCAATTGACAAGCGGTAGAGGTTGCAAGTCCTAAATGGAAAGAAATAGTCAAAACTACCTTCAAAGCATTATTGTAATCGGTCACTCCAAGATTTCCATGAAGAAGCCACAACAGCCAATCTGCTTGATGCAACAATGCTGCAGAATCTTTATTTGAATCATAAACATTCCACCATGAGACGAGCTTGCACAGAGTCGAGGACCCAGCACAAACTGTATGGTTTTCAGGAGCGATAGACTTTACTTTCGGTAAAGCATCAGAACAGCTCTCATTGTAGAGGAAAGGTCTCCACAATGGTTCTCCTGTCGTGCTGCAATACCAAATTCAGAATGCCCTCTTCAAATGCATCTTGACATGGGAAAGGAAAACAAGGCAAACGATAGGGGACAAATCTCAAAGGTACCCACCTGTCTATAATTATAGTAGTTGCAGAAGTCCCATCAATGGAAATGGAAGCAATAAGCTGGCGAAGATGAAATGGAACGTCTTCAAGCAGCAAGAGAAGTGTTGATTTCCAAGAATGTATCCAATCTATTGCGTCTTTGCTCTTTCTAGACATCAGAAACAAAATTCTCAGTTCACCTGGGCAATAAATTTTGTTGCAGTAGTACATATAACCATTACATTCTTCTTGTTGAGCATCATTAAGTACATAAGGTGAGTGTGACATCCCATAAAATTAGTCCCACATTGGTTCATTACAAAGTGAGATTGAGGTTGGAGTGGTTGTACAAATGTAGCTAACATTTTTCATGAGTCGATACTAATGATATGCTTTCCTAGCTCCGTAAGTGAGAGCTAGTTCATGTATGCAATTTCTATGCAAATTTGGTAATGCGCAGACAATTTCTGGAATAAAATCTAACCCAACaatttattcatccaaaaaaaaaaaaaaatctagcccAACAATTTACTTAGCCCGCATCACCAAAATTccaagacctttttttttttccatgataaaaattctctcaaatgTTCAAGACACTACCATGCCCAGTATTATGCAGTCTAGAAATTTAGATTGCTTAAAACACGTTGCAtacatttataaataaaaattccaaaatatagACTTTTATTACCTTATATAGCGGATATTCCCTCTTTCCTTCAGCGTGAATTGTCCCTTGCTTATCGATGAGCGCAAATCTTGCACCAGACGTGCCAAAATCCATTCCAAGATAAAGCCGCTCCCCGGCTTGAAGACCCACTTCTGGGTTACCTTCGTGGCTCGCAAAAATCATTGTCTTTGGTCTTGTTTTGCTTGCAATATCACATAACCCACCTCTTGAACTACAATATCCTGTGAAAATTATGCAAATTAAGCGAAGAGTAAACACGTGAAACAGTGAAACTTGTACCTAAAACTCGACTATGTATTACTGTATAATAAACGCCatggggagagagagatgtaCCGTGTTTTGGTAATGAGGGCCGGAGGAAGTGGAATGAGGCAGTGGGATGGTGGATTGGGGAAAGCATATTCATTTGAGTGTGTGCTTTGCTCTCTTCCTGGATAGAGGGAGAGGGGTTTGGAAATTCGGTTGGATTAACCAACTGGAAAATCCACCGgagaaagggaagaaaaaaaactggAAAGGGATAACGTTGCAACGGCGTCGTTTCTTTGGCGCTCTACGAGTTGATagcatattttttcaaattatcaattgttttacaaaatttatatatttaattatttaattaacatttgaaCACCTCTCATGTaaagtattttaattaaaataaaagataaattaaggacttaatgtttaaattattaatctttgatctaatatatattttcgGTGATGGCTTGATAGCTAACTCGTTTGTCCAAGATATGCCAATCATCTGGAGCCTAGGCCCATAggaaaagtttgaaaattttttggtAAAGCCCACttaaccccatcaaactaccacctcaataataatttactcctcaaactattaattacgatGATTTACctcttaaactatcaaaacaatgacaatgtaacTCCAAttctagcaaaatgacaaaattaaccctataaaattttcaataagacaaaaatacctttaaaattttgaagaaaaaaaaattagtatttttgtttttattttagtaagggtaatttcgtcattttttaaaaattaggggtacgTTGTCATTGtcttggtagtttggagggtaaattgtcgcatttgatagtttgaggagtagATTGTTATTAAAGTGGTAATTTGAgtgggttaagtggactttatccaaaaaaaattatgcttagTCTATTATGACCCAAAAAGATATAAATGCGTCATTTTGTGCTTATACTTCTTTGGTAGAGTTTCTTTACTGGCCCACAAAGTGTTGGCCCATACAAGCTTAGGGGCAAGCTCGAGTGTGCATATTTGGAACAGAGTAACgttaaaaattatactttttatcTTATCGTTATCTCACTTTATTAACGTGACAGGTCAATTAGcccttgattttatttttatttttttaaacaataactGATCTAATGGCCGATTAACACTATCATGTTAGCACAGTAAGATAAGTGTGATTTTTAGAGATAGAGATCCTAACAATTTTATTGTctgaattgctaacaatt from Corylus avellana chromosome ca1, CavTom2PMs-1.0 encodes the following:
- the LOC132166420 gene encoding D-ribulose kinase-like (The sequence of the model RefSeq protein was modified relative to this genomic sequence to represent the inferred CDS: added 10 bases not found in genome assembly), with the translated sequence MNMLSPIHHPTASFHFLRPSLPKHGYCSSRGGLCDIASKTRPKTMIFASHEGNPEVGLQAGERLYLGMDFGTSGARFALIDKQGTIHAEGKREYPLYKSKDAIDWIHSWKSTLLLLLEDVPFHLRQLIASISIDGTSATTIIIDSTTGEPLWRPFLYNESCSDALPKVKSIAPENHTVCAGSSTLCKLVSWWNVYDSNKDSAALLHQADWLLWLLHGNLGVTDYNNALKVGYDPGLDSYPPWLLSQPYSKLLPSVKAPGSPIGSLKEDVRTQYSFPKDCVVCTGTTDSIAAFLAARATQPGKAVTSLGSTLAIKLLSTSRIEDARYGVYSHRLDDKWLVGGASNTGGAVLRQIFTDEQLENLSEQINPMKTSPLDYYPLPTVGERFPMADPKMAPRYL
- the LOC132170552 gene encoding G-type lectin S-receptor-like serine/threonine-protein kinase At2g19130, with translation MTRKPWLLFALLLIMSYYRACFSTAGDTLSPGHSLSESDTILSKDPAPGVFSLGLNPNGSNQFFFEWNKSQIYWSSDVWNETSFSVVHDKSFIFNCTFMSSEYESERYFTYSLYNPSNLAKYRVDQTGQIKAHVWQSGVSIWTTLRSGPTNYSVVYALCGAFGVVQYLDNLLLFDFDIELYAINDGNNTDSNLKKREKDAELSLFSYESVLAATNNFSAVNKLGERGFGLVYKGKLLRGQKIEVKMLSKRSGQGIEEFRNETILIAKLQHRNLVSS
- the LOC132168018 gene encoding uncharacterized protein LOC132168018 (The sequence of the model RefSeq protein was modified relative to this genomic sequence to represent the inferred CDS: added 52 bases not found in genome assembly), which gives rise to MGHSVQFKPSILDGSPTAPLFAIISASTVFLGRRPPFSTAGLRHRLPHGQASLLRPHTCRPSSSTATPFSTAPSRGSATYHRQSRGAETCCPLEDPILAVPNISLHLSPQQTTVILSGVNFSTAFVPLRFRLLSGAFSGCQSPPPARAAFPYTSDFKRRVPASYQTDGRGRRLGDAFAGNLGKKLKKKEYVWLQV